In Cupriavidus basilensis, the following proteins share a genomic window:
- a CDS encoding ShlB/FhaC/HecB family hemolysin secretion/activation protein, translating into MPMNFRNARRKARGVPPFASLILTLPALAVAQALPAFPHTVPPVTPNAAIERRQEQRQDAARERALARPDVLTTSPADAANAGIAGPLILPAESPCLRIGTVRWEGAEDFAWLQAEAGILPAQCVGGKGLEAIQDYFSARLLAQGYMTTRVVIPEQNLAGGELRLRVVAGRLSGVKAAGAPGWWRMALPTGPGGLVNQRDLDQGTENMRRLQGQADAGIDLVPGENPGDTELIIRPGTGKRWHALVTGDNAGLDNTGRYQMGGTLTVDSPLFLYDSLTVSGSTNANAGNGAAGTRSSAISYSIPFGYWSAFFSANQSRYHQTVAGFESDIVYGGRSTQIEAGLGYVPWRNASGKTSLYAKVFRKTASSTLDGIDIAVQHRDFVGFEAGAAHRQYLGSTVLDAGAAWRASLPAHSRSPGFVLGEPGWDGKSEIVLANAGLMVPFQVAGERLRYQGSLRMQYARTRILPSDYFVIGNRYSVRGFDEQLTLAAENGITWRNDLAWQLGNTGQEAFVGLDMGHVSGPSAGFLVGQTLMGAVIGARGRWAMGGYAALTYEVTLGRPLSKPEFFRTHRPGIAAQIGIEF; encoded by the coding sequence ATGCCGATGAACTTCCGCAACGCGCGCCGCAAGGCGCGTGGCGTACCCCCTTTTGCCTCGCTCATCCTGACGCTGCCCGCACTGGCGGTTGCCCAGGCCCTGCCTGCATTCCCGCACACGGTCCCGCCTGTCACCCCGAACGCCGCCATAGAGCGCCGCCAGGAACAGCGGCAGGACGCTGCGCGCGAGCGTGCCCTGGCCCGTCCTGATGTGCTGACGACCTCCCCCGCCGACGCCGCCAACGCTGGTATCGCGGGACCGCTGATCCTGCCTGCCGAGTCGCCCTGCTTGCGCATCGGGACGGTGCGCTGGGAGGGGGCCGAGGACTTTGCGTGGCTCCAGGCCGAGGCGGGCATCCTGCCCGCTCAATGCGTTGGCGGCAAGGGGCTGGAGGCCATCCAGGACTATTTTTCGGCGCGGCTGCTCGCCCAGGGCTACATGACCACGCGCGTGGTGATCCCGGAGCAGAATCTCGCCGGCGGCGAGTTGCGCCTGCGCGTAGTGGCCGGACGCCTGTCTGGTGTCAAGGCCGCTGGCGCGCCCGGCTGGTGGCGCATGGCCTTGCCCACCGGCCCCGGCGGGCTGGTGAACCAGCGCGACCTTGACCAGGGCACGGAGAACATGCGCCGGCTGCAGGGGCAGGCCGATGCCGGCATCGACCTGGTGCCCGGCGAGAACCCTGGTGACACGGAACTGATCATCAGGCCGGGCACCGGCAAGCGCTGGCATGCGCTCGTGACGGGCGATAACGCCGGACTGGACAACACCGGGCGCTACCAGATGGGCGGCACGCTGACGGTGGACTCGCCACTGTTCCTCTACGACAGCCTCACCGTCTCCGGCAGCACCAATGCCAATGCCGGCAACGGCGCGGCGGGGACCCGCTCTTCGGCCATCAGCTACAGCATTCCCTTCGGTTACTGGAGCGCTTTCTTCAGCGCCAACCAGTCGCGCTACCACCAGACGGTGGCGGGTTTCGAGAGCGACATCGTCTACGGCGGGCGCAGCACGCAGATCGAGGCTGGACTTGGCTACGTGCCGTGGCGCAACGCGTCGGGCAAGACGAGCCTGTACGCCAAGGTGTTCCGCAAGACCGCCAGCTCCACCCTGGACGGCATCGACATCGCCGTGCAGCACCGGGACTTCGTCGGCTTCGAGGCCGGCGCCGCGCACCGCCAGTATCTCGGCAGCACGGTGCTGGATGCCGGCGCGGCATGGCGCGCGTCGCTGCCCGCGCACTCCAGGTCGCCTGGCTTTGTGCTGGGCGAGCCCGGCTGGGATGGCAAGTCGGAGATCGTGCTGGCGAATGCCGGCCTGATGGTGCCATTCCAGGTCGCCGGGGAGCGCTTGCGCTACCAGGGCAGCCTGCGCATGCAGTACGCCCGCACCCGCATCTTGCCGTCCGACTACTTCGTCATCGGCAACCGCTACTCGGTGCGCGGCTTCGATGAGCAACTCACCCTTGCCGCCGAGAACGGCATCACCTGGCGCAACGACCTGGCCTGGCAACTTGGCAATACGGGGCAGGAGGCCTTCGTGGGCTTGGACATGGGCCATGTCAGCGGCCCCTCCGCCGGGTTCCTGGTGGGCCAGACGCTGATGGGCGCGGTGATCGGGGCGCGCGGACGCTGGGCCATGGGTGGCTACGCTGCCCTGACCTACGAGGTGACGCTCGGCAGGCCGCTCAGCAAGCCTGAGTTCTTCCGCACGCACCGGCCCGGTATCGCGGCGCAGATCGGCATTGAGTTTTAG
- a CDS encoding hemagglutinin repeat-containing protein, with amino-acid sequence MNKNIHRLVFNAARGMLVAAPEHAAGRGKGRQGNAGRGGQGSVLVPAFVPAFVPVLWLTALTASMMGLPVLLDQSAHAQSLPIQVDKQVPGQRPVVGVAANGVPVVNIPPPSRNGGTSVSHFIQYNVGPSGVVLNNSGANSQTRIAGWVQGNTMLGNGHASNIVVQVTQPNPSRLLGAQEIAGNRANLILANPAGLHCSGCGAINADRFTLSTGRPVFGADGSLAGFDVRGGNIGIDGQGLSSPQAQVDLLARSIQVNAQLWATHLNVVAGANQVGYETLNAAAQAGNGPAPQFALDASALSAMYSGAVRLIGTERGVGFHLGGGVTARSGDIVVDNNGDVRIVPGGRLQAEGSASLAGASIDNAGTITTRGGIAAATPGALSNSGTLAAGTDLLARAERIANSGTIGAGVDANASVTGAGTAHLAARTAIQSHGTIVSGANTRLSAPTLDLSNGKVVAHDAAYLSAAGDIRHQDARLEANAVQVDAGGTVDNRGGAIVVGTHGGAVQGANILNQDGAITSSGTLGVDAAQAVDNTGGTIAGTRATTVAAAGTVNRGGMIASVQDQLRMTGTLDNTSGKIVAGGPLDMTGDSLANTGGQVASNRDATLRIAATLDNTAGFIHAGGTLDAQAGAILNRDTLHGTGAAPKGMEGASVRLSAHAIDNAQGALRADASLDANAATLGNTGGEVASGGTAQLDVQAITNTGGLLAANQALGIRGNSLTGDGSLQSHTGDVTAILQTDFHNTGTVTAARDLNLLIEDAQGNATSDITNAGKLLAGRDADVHGRNVTNAGELSGRASSTVRADGAVLNKGLIDGGAVRILAGTTVTNIDRIYGDSVAIGAGQQLLNDINAATGQGAVIASRSGGVELGAPEIVNREHALVYSSQDLNVGRALDASGKATGQADALTNASATIEVAGSANFNVAALANRNDHFRTERTDTGTVHAFYYRLDGSAEKIDPSTAMLVLPTASGAIYGHIASRGDDLAYLGDDDYKRLLLPSARYPFSVFGPPFDWARQADGTPGQSDSRSSGPNWPVGLAMLPFAPDAHGSLEADHFVYKADDPIWDKFGMARPGALPPVPSPCPDGSPAACQTQYRAALLAYHAAKAASKPLYEALNGKIQAFNSDYQGRLVKSWTIERRETRVQDEVVVHTDPARILVGGNASFTGAVTNDKSQILVGGTLAAGGASGGVNNLAHDAIRIEDTTGTSQYTRPCGRDRCYDTMGVPAVHLEIPTQLAKGEALDYQVVNGTGTIVADKTGTGPIATAPTLTQIPLGTGAAGLLGGDVIRAVSPSLAMPDNALFKIRGEPGTPYLIETDPRFTNQRQWLSSDVMLTQLGQDPTHVLKRLGDGYYEARLVADAVMLGTGQRFVGDYTDNEAQYKALMQSGVAFGKQFHLNVGTALTADQMRALTTDIVWLVEKTVTLKDGTTQRVLVPQVYLKVRAGDLKGDGTLMAARDTVIQTDGDVKNTGTIASRNVTLMDAANIHNSGALSASVMGLSARQDINNLAGHITTGQLAAMAGRDINLTTTTASGAGGSGDLAGSRAVIAGISSVAADNATFVAGRDINTKAANIQATGSLGMAAGRDIHLGTVEVSESERLYKDAKNNAAVSRSTEIGTQVTAGKNTTLSAGRDVNATAAYVSADGALAVGAGRDINVKAGQASSSVRDEHAYQESGFLSKKSTHAIDANSQTEALGSTFSGDTVAMAAGRDLAVAGSTVAATHDVNLGAGRDLTIGTTETTSSAHTYKEETKSGFGATGSGLSYGKRAQKDTTNDNGTRQVGSLVGSTDGSVRMNAGSTLTVTGSDLIARQDITGVGADVNIEAAQNRQHHDETHEVKQSGFTLGVSGGAIGAAIGAGNKINAASQSQDGRASALWGIAAARDIADTGSALAQAGGNPLSGAAVTLSWGTSQSKQTMTQDATSHNGANVSAGGTVAFVATGVDANGNQTAGNLNITGSNIDANKVALGARHDINIVSATDTNESHSTNKSSSASVGVSYGLGPDNAGFGVSASASKAKGNSDSRGVSQTNSHVSGRESVTLLSGNDTNILGATLSGGKVIADVGGNLNIASRQDTEETRARQESISGGFSISQGGGSASVSASKGKASGSYANVSEQSGIHAGKDGFDLTVKGNTDLKGAVIASEAGKDKNNLTTGTLTWTDIANHSDYSATSAGLSAGGAFGAPSGQSNSGQASGKNTGGINPMIPQHESGSQDGLARSAIAEGTITINDQASQKQDLASLKRDTAGTNSTVGKNPDLNQVLNKQSDMMAAAQAAGEAIAKTVGDLAGAKEKQARANAKAARDAGDTQLESKYLADAQNWEEGGNYRAALHAAGGALVAGLGGGNALAGAAGAGVSSLAAPKLQALGNAVSESIDTGNAGLNEALGNVAANIAAGGVGAIVSGGSGAATAANVDRFNRQLHPDEKAKILAQANGNKAEEDRLTKAACYVVQCWAEYSVGSAEYNKNYVSSVEASGLTTEIQWVKLQKQAGLFDYTLAQRVGDAVKSDPIGVAKDGLKAVTGAVTALTGGTICGTSLVGCAAGGPMAAFGTSDAVEGVTGLTNAMLGYRSGGFNPIKYGLNEVMPVWGNTAYDGLNLTFNLLAMRAQVPLKLGLADGLARPSSIFGATTSKFNNPKLVPIINWSLPNGTAQNALLMGAGAKTIGLVNDVNNARPEK; translated from the coding sequence ATGAACAAAAATATCCATCGCCTGGTTTTCAACGCTGCGCGCGGCATGCTGGTCGCAGCCCCCGAACATGCCGCGGGGCGCGGCAAGGGCCGCCAGGGCAACGCCGGGCGCGGCGGCCAGGGCTCGGTGCTCGTGCCCGCTTTCGTGCCAGCATTCGTGCCGGTGCTATGGCTCACCGCGTTGACAGCCTCGATGATGGGCTTGCCGGTGTTGCTGGACCAATCGGCGCACGCGCAATCCCTGCCGATTCAGGTGGACAAGCAAGTGCCGGGCCAGCGTCCGGTGGTGGGCGTGGCGGCCAACGGCGTGCCGGTCGTCAACATCCCCCCGCCCAGCCGTAACGGCGGCACCAGCGTGAGTCATTTCATTCAGTACAACGTCGGCCCGTCCGGCGTTGTACTGAATAACAGCGGGGCCAACAGCCAGACGCGGATTGCGGGCTGGGTCCAGGGAAACACCATGCTCGGCAACGGGCACGCCAGCAACATCGTGGTCCAGGTCACGCAGCCGAACCCCTCCCGATTGCTTGGCGCGCAAGAAATCGCCGGGAACCGCGCCAATCTGATCCTGGCCAATCCGGCGGGGTTGCATTGCTCGGGCTGCGGGGCGATCAACGCGGACCGCTTCACGCTTTCAACCGGACGTCCGGTGTTCGGCGCCGATGGCAGCCTGGCCGGCTTCGACGTGCGGGGCGGCAACATCGGCATCGACGGACAAGGCTTGTCCAGCCCGCAGGCGCAGGTCGATCTGCTGGCGCGCTCGATCCAGGTCAATGCGCAGCTGTGGGCCACGCACCTGAATGTGGTCGCGGGTGCCAACCAGGTCGGCTACGAAACCCTGAATGCCGCCGCGCAGGCGGGCAACGGCCCCGCCCCGCAGTTCGCGCTCGACGCCTCGGCGCTGAGCGCCATGTACAGCGGGGCGGTCAGATTGATCGGCACCGAACGCGGTGTCGGCTTTCATCTCGGCGGCGGCGTCACCGCCCGCTCCGGCGACATCGTGGTGGACAACAACGGCGACGTGCGTATCGTGCCAGGCGGCCGCCTGCAAGCCGAGGGCAGCGCCTCCCTCGCCGGCGCCAGCATCGACAACGCGGGCACCATCACCACGCGCGGCGGCATTGCCGCGGCCACGCCGGGAGCACTGAGCAACAGCGGCACGCTGGCCGCCGGCACCGATCTGCTGGCCCGGGCCGAGCGCATCGCCAACAGCGGCACCATCGGCGCGGGCGTCGATGCCAACGCCAGCGTGACCGGCGCGGGTACGGCCCATCTCGCCGCGCGCACGGCCATCCAATCCCATGGCACCATCGTGTCCGGCGCGAACACCAGGCTGTCGGCCCCCACGCTGGACCTGTCGAACGGCAAAGTCGTTGCGCACGACGCCGCCTATCTGTCGGCGGCGGGCGACATCCGCCACCAGGACGCGCGGCTCGAAGCCAATGCCGTACAGGTCGACGCCGGCGGCACCGTGGACAATCGCGGCGGCGCCATCGTCGTGGGCACCCATGGCGGAGCCGTCCAGGGCGCAAACATCCTGAACCAGGATGGCGCCATCACCAGCAGCGGCACACTCGGCGTGGACGCGGCGCAGGCCGTGGACAACACCGGCGGCACCATCGCCGGGACCCGCGCCACCACGGTCGCGGCTGCCGGCACCGTCAATCGCGGCGGCATGATCGCGTCGGTGCAAGACCAGCTACGGATGACCGGCACGCTGGACAACACCAGCGGCAAGATCGTGGCAGGCGGCCCGCTGGACATGACCGGCGACAGCCTCGCCAACACTGGCGGCCAGGTCGCGTCGAACCGCGATGCAACGCTGCGCATCGCGGCCACCCTCGACAACACGGCGGGCTTCATCCATGCCGGTGGCACCCTGGACGCGCAGGCGGGCGCCATCCTCAACCGCGACACCCTGCACGGCACCGGCGCCGCCCCGAAGGGCATGGAGGGCGCCAGCGTCAGGCTGTCTGCCCATGCCATAGACAATGCCCAGGGCGCGCTGCGCGCCGACGCCTCGCTTGACGCCAATGCCGCGACGCTCGGCAACACCGGCGGCGAAGTCGCCTCCGGAGGCACGGCGCAGCTCGATGTGCAGGCCATCACCAACACCGGTGGCCTGCTGGCAGCCAACCAGGCGCTGGGCATCAGGGGCAACAGCCTCACCGGGGATGGCTCACTGCAATCCCATACGGGCGACGTCACCGCGATCCTGCAAACCGATTTCCATAACACCGGCACGGTGACCGCCGCACGGGATCTCAACCTGCTGATCGAGGATGCCCAGGGCAATGCCACGAGCGATATCACCAATGCTGGCAAGCTGCTGGCGGGCCGCGACGCCGACGTCCACGGGCGCAACGTCACCAACGCGGGCGAGCTGTCCGGCCGGGCCTCCAGCACCGTCCGCGCCGATGGGGCCGTGCTCAACAAAGGCCTCATCGACGGCGGCGCCGTGCGCATCCTGGCCGGCACCACCGTCACCAACATCGACCGCATCTATGGCGACTCGGTGGCCATCGGCGCCGGCCAGCAACTCCTGAACGACATCAACGCCGCCACCGGCCAGGGGGCCGTGATCGCCTCGCGCAGCGGCGGCGTCGAGCTGGGCGCCCCGGAGATCGTCAACCGCGAGCACGCGCTGGTCTACTCGTCGCAAGACCTGAACGTGGGCCGCGCGCTGGATGCCAGCGGCAAGGCGACCGGCCAGGCCGATGCGCTTACCAACGCGTCGGCCACCATCGAGGTGGCGGGCAGCGCCAACTTCAACGTTGCCGCCCTTGCCAACCGCAACGACCACTTCCGCACCGAGCGTACCGATACCGGGACCGTGCACGCGTTCTACTACCGGCTCGACGGCAGCGCCGAAAAAATCGACCCGAGCACCGCGATGCTCGTGCTGCCAACCGCTTCAGGCGCCATATATGGCCACATCGCCAGCCGCGGCGACGACCTGGCCTACCTCGGCGATGACGACTACAAGCGCCTGCTCCTGCCCTCGGCGCGGTACCCCTTCAGCGTGTTTGGCCCCCCGTTCGACTGGGCGCGCCAGGCCGATGGCACACCGGGACAGAGCGACAGCCGCTCATCCGGCCCAAACTGGCCCGTGGGCCTGGCAATGCTCCCGTTCGCGCCCGACGCGCATGGCAGCCTCGAAGCCGATCATTTCGTCTACAAGGCCGACGACCCGATCTGGGACAAATTCGGGATGGCCCGGCCCGGCGCGCTGCCGCCCGTACCCTCCCCCTGCCCGGATGGATCGCCAGCGGCCTGCCAGACGCAATACCGGGCCGCACTGCTTGCCTACCATGCCGCAAAGGCTGCCAGCAAACCGCTTTACGAAGCCCTGAATGGCAAGATCCAGGCATTCAACAGCGACTATCAGGGCCGGCTGGTGAAGTCCTGGACCATCGAACGGCGCGAGACCCGCGTGCAGGACGAGGTTGTCGTCCACACCGATCCCGCCCGCATCCTGGTGGGCGGCAACGCCAGCTTCACTGGCGCGGTCACCAACGACAAGAGCCAGATTCTCGTTGGCGGCACGCTTGCTGCCGGTGGCGCAAGCGGCGGTGTCAACAACCTTGCGCACGATGCGATACGCATCGAGGATACGACCGGCACCAGCCAATACACCCGCCCGTGCGGGCGCGACCGCTGCTACGACACCATGGGCGTGCCGGCGGTGCACCTGGAGATTCCGACTCAGCTCGCCAAGGGTGAAGCGCTGGATTACCAGGTTGTGAACGGCACGGGCACGATCGTGGCGGACAAGACCGGCACCGGCCCGATCGCCACCGCGCCGACCCTCACGCAGATCCCGCTCGGCACCGGGGCCGCGGGCCTGCTGGGCGGCGACGTCATCCGGGCCGTCTCGCCGTCGCTGGCGATGCCCGACAATGCGCTCTTCAAGATTCGCGGCGAGCCGGGCACGCCTTACCTGATCGAGACCGACCCGCGCTTCACCAACCAGCGCCAGTGGCTGTCCAGCGATGTCATGCTCACGCAACTGGGCCAGGACCCCACCCACGTGCTCAAGCGCCTGGGCGACGGCTACTATGAAGCCCGCCTGGTGGCCGATGCCGTGATGCTGGGAACCGGCCAGCGCTTCGTGGGCGACTACACCGACAACGAGGCGCAATACAAGGCGCTGATGCAATCGGGCGTGGCGTTCGGCAAGCAGTTCCACCTCAACGTGGGCACCGCGCTGACGGCGGACCAGATGCGCGCACTCACCACCGACATCGTGTGGCTGGTCGAGAAGACGGTCACCCTGAAGGACGGCACCACCCAGCGCGTGCTGGTGCCGCAGGTCTACCTGAAGGTGCGCGCGGGCGACCTCAAGGGGGACGGCACCCTGATGGCCGCGCGCGATACCGTGATCCAGACCGATGGCGACGTGAAGAACACGGGCACCATCGCCAGCCGCAATGTGACGCTGATGGATGCCGCCAATATCCACAACAGCGGCGCGCTGTCGGCGAGCGTCATGGGGCTGAGCGCCAGGCAGGACATCAACAACCTCGCCGGCCATATCACGACGGGCCAGCTGGCGGCCATGGCAGGCCGCGACATCAACCTGACCACCACCACCGCCTCCGGGGCCGGCGGCAGCGGCGACCTCGCGGGCAGCCGCGCCGTGATCGCGGGCATCTCCAGCGTGGCGGCCGACAACGCCACCTTCGTGGCCGGGCGCGACATCAACACCAAGGCCGCGAACATCCAGGCCACCGGCAGCCTGGGCATGGCGGCGGGCCGCGACATCCACCTTGGCACGGTCGAGGTCAGCGAATCAGAACGCCTCTACAAAGACGCAAAAAACAATGCGGCGGTATCGCGCAGCACGGAAATCGGCACGCAGGTCACGGCGGGCAAGAACACAACCCTGAGCGCCGGGCGCGACGTGAACGCCACCGCCGCATATGTGAGCGCGGACGGCGCGCTGGCCGTGGGCGCGGGACGTGACATCAACGTCAAGGCCGGTCAGGCATCGAGTTCCGTGCGCGACGAGCACGCCTACCAGGAAAGCGGCTTCCTGTCGAAAAAGTCCACCCACGCCATCGATGCCAACAGCCAGACCGAGGCGCTCGGCAGCACCTTCTCCGGCGACACCGTGGCCATGGCGGCAGGACGTGACCTGGCCGTCGCCGGCAGCACCGTGGCGGCCACGCACGACGTGAACCTCGGCGCGGGGCGCGACCTGACCATCGGAACCACCGAGACCACCTCGTCCGCCCACACCTACAAGGAAGAGACCAAGTCAGGGTTCGGCGCCACCGGCTCCGGCCTCTCGTACGGCAAGCGCGCCCAGAAGGACACCACCAACGACAACGGCACGCGGCAAGTGGGGAGCCTGGTCGGCAGCACGGACGGCAGCGTGCGCATGAACGCGGGCAGCACCCTTACCGTCACCGGCAGCGACCTGATCGCCAGGCAGGACATCACCGGCGTGGGCGCGGATGTCAACATCGAAGCCGCGCAGAACCGCCAGCACCACGACGAAACCCACGAGGTCAAGCAAAGCGGCTTCACGCTGGGCGTGTCGGGGGGAGCCATCGGCGCGGCCATTGGCGCCGGAAACAAGATCAACGCGGCCAGTCAAAGCCAGGACGGCCGCGCGTCCGCGCTGTGGGGAATCGCCGCCGCGCGCGACATTGCCGACACCGGCAGCGCACTGGCGCAGGCCGGCGGCAACCCGCTGTCAGGCGCCGCCGTGACGCTCTCCTGGGGCACCAGCCAGAGCAAGCAGACCATGACGCAGGACGCCACCAGCCACAACGGCGCCAACGTATCGGCAGGCGGCACCGTAGCCTTCGTCGCGACCGGCGTGGATGCCAACGGCAACCAGACGGCGGGCAACCTCAACATCACCGGCTCGAACATCGACGCCAACAAGGTCGCGCTGGGAGCCAGGCACGATATCAATATCGTCTCCGCCACCGACACCAACGAGAGCCACAGCACCAACAAGTCCAGCAGCGCCAGCGTCGGCGTATCGTATGGCCTTGGCCCCGACAACGCCGGCTTCGGCGTTTCGGCCTCCGCCTCCAAGGCGAAGGGCAACTCGGACAGCCGGGGCGTCTCGCAAACCAACAGCCATGTGAGCGGCCGCGAGTCCGTCACCCTCCTATCGGGTAACGACACCAACATCCTCGGCGCCACGCTCAGCGGCGGCAAGGTGATCGCAGACGTGGGCGGCAACCTGAACATCGCCAGCCGCCAGGACACCGAAGAAACGCGCGCCAGGCAGGAAAGCATAAGCGGCGGCTTCAGCATCAGCCAGGGCGGCGGGTCAGCCAGCGTCTCCGCATCCAAGGGCAAGGCCAGCGGCAGCTATGCCAACGTCAGCGAGCAGTCCGGCATCCATGCCGGCAAGGACGGCTTCGATCTCACCGTCAAGGGCAATACCGACCTGAAAGGCGCAGTCATCGCCAGCGAGGCCGGCAAGGACAAGAACAACCTGACCACCGGCACGCTCACCTGGACCGACATCGCCAACCACTCGGACTACAGCGCGACTTCCGCAGGCCTCTCCGCAGGCGGGGCCTTTGGCGCACCCAGTGGCCAAAGCAACAGCGGCCAGGCCTCCGGCAAGAACACCGGCGGCATCAACCCGATGATTCCGCAGCACGAAAGCGGCAGCCAGGACGGACTCGCACGCAGCGCAATCGCCGAAGGCACCATCACCATCAACGACCAGGCCAGCCAGAAGCAAGACCTGGCCAGCCTGAAGCGCGACACCGCCGGCACCAACAGCACGGTCGGCAAGAACCCCGACCTGAACCAGGTACTGAACAAACAATCCGACATGATGGCCGCCGCCCAGGCCGCCGGCGAGGCGATAGCCAAGACCGTGGGCGACCTGGCCGGCGCCAAGGAGAAACAGGCCCGCGCGAATGCCAAAGCCGCCCGCGACGCCGGAGATACCCAACTGGAAAGCAAATACCTCGCCGACGCGCAGAACTGGGAGGAAGGCGGCAACTACCGCGCAGCGCTGCACGCCGCCGGCGGCGCGCTGGTTGCAGGACTCGGTGGCGGCAACGCGCTGGCCGGCGCCGCAGGCGCGGGCGTCTCGTCCCTGGCCGCGCCCAAGCTTCAGGCACTTGGCAATGCGGTGTCAGAGAGCATCGATACCGGCAACGCCGGGTTGAATGAAGCACTCGGCAACGTGGCGGCCAATATCGCAGCGGGTGGCGTTGGTGCCATCGTGAGTGGTGGGTCTGGTGCGGCGACGGCGGCGAATGTGGATCGGTTCAATAGGCAGTTGCATCCGGATGAAAAAGCGAAGATCCTGGCGCAGGCAAACGGGAACAAGGCTGAAGAGGACCGTCTAACCAAGGCTGCGTGCTATGTTGTGCAATGCTGGGCTGAATACTCGGTCGGCAGTGCGGAATACAACAAAAACTATGTAAGCTCGGTAGAGGCAAGTGGCCTAACAACCGAGATTCAGTGGGTGAAGCTACAAAAGCAAGCCGGCCTGTTCGACTACACTCTGGCTCAGCGCGTCGGCGATGCCGTGAAGAGCGATCCGATTGGCGTTGCCAAGGATGGATTGAAGGCCGTAACTGGTGCCGTGACCGCACTGACAGGCGGCACCATCTGCGGCACTAGTCTAGTAGGCTGTGCTGCAGGTGGGCCCATGGCAGCCTTTGGGACGAGCGATGCTGTCGAAGGCGTAACCGGGTTGACCAATGCAATGCTGGGATATCGATCAGGTGGCTTCAATCCCATCAAATATGGGCTGAATGAGGTAATGCCCGTCTGGGGGAATACCGCGTATGACGGACTAAATCTCACCTTCAATCTATTGGCGATGCGCGCTCAAGTTCCTCTAAAATTAGGCTTGGCGGATGGGCTAGCCCGCCCCAGTTCTATCTTCGGCGCTACGACCTCTAAATTTAATAACCCAAAGTTAGTTCCAATTATCAATTGGTCACTGCCCAACGGGACCGCACAAAATGCATTACTAATGGGGGCTGGGGCTAAGACCATTGGCCTAGTTAATGATGTTAACAACGCTCGACCTGAAAAATGA
- a CDS encoding hemagglutinin repeat-containing protein — protein sequence MKESTVDVSHGIDNGNAGVGVSASASKAKGNSDSRGVSQTNSHVSGRESVTLLSGNDTNILGATLSGGKVIADVGGNLNIASRQDTEETRARQESISGGFSISQGGGSASFSASNGSYANVSEQAGIHAERATLTRPRKHTPPAGASHLPATPPPQPQPIQNLAKFSAESID from the coding sequence ATGAAAGAGTCCACAGTCGACGTATCGCACGGCATTGACAACGGCAACGCCGGCGTCGGCGTCTCGGCCTCCGCCTCCAAGGCGAAGGGCAACTCGGACAGCCGGGGCGTCTCGCAAACCAACAGCCATGTGAGCGGCCGCGAGTCCGTCACCCTTCTATCGGGTAACGATACCAACATCCTCGGTGCCACGCTCAGCGGCGGCAAGGTAATCGCAGACGTGGGCGGCAACCTGAACATCGCCAGCCGCCAGGACACCGAAGAAACGCGCGCCAGGCAGGAAAGCATCAGCGGCGGCTTCAGCATCAGCCAGGGCGGCGGGTCCGCCAGCTTCTCCGCATCCAACGGCAGCTATGCCAACGTCAGTGAGCAGGCCGGCATCCATGCCGAACGCGCAACCTTGACCAGGCCACGAAAACATACGCCGCCCGCCGGAGCAAGCCACCTACCAGCAACGCCTCCCCCACAGCCACAGCCTATCCAGAACCTGGCCAAGTTCAGCGCTGAATCGATCGATTAG
- a CDS encoding CsgG/HfaB family protein: MNRVKSGSLFAAAGLLALLGGCATESSTALPVQKVESASRPYVGVRTPIAVGKFDNRSSYMRGVFSDGIDRLGGQAKTVLITHLQQTNRFHVLDRDNLDEIKREAGIKSQAQRLKGADYVVTGDVTEFGRKEVGDQQLFGILGRGKSQVAYAKVALNVVNIVTSEVVFTSQGAGEYALSSREVIGFGGSSSYDSTLNGKVLDLAMREAVTNLVNGVEAGALKPGNP, encoded by the coding sequence ATGAACAGAGTGAAAAGTGGATCGCTATTTGCCGCGGCTGGGCTGCTCGCCCTGCTTGGCGGCTGTGCGACCGAATCATCAACGGCGTTGCCCGTGCAGAAGGTCGAGAGTGCCAGCCGCCCTTACGTAGGGGTGCGCACGCCGATCGCGGTCGGAAAGTTCGATAACCGTTCGAGCTATATGCGCGGCGTGTTTTCCGACGGCATCGACCGGCTGGGCGGCCAGGCCAAGACCGTGCTGATCACCCACCTGCAACAGACCAACCGCTTCCATGTTCTCGACCGCGACAACCTGGACGAGATCAAACGCGAGGCGGGCATCAAGAGTCAGGCGCAACGCCTCAAGGGGGCCGACTACGTCGTTACCGGCGATGTGACCGAGTTCGGGCGCAAGGAAGTGGGCGACCAGCAGCTCTTCGGCATTCTCGGCCGCGGCAAGTCGCAGGTGGCCTATGCGAAGGTCGCCCTGAACGTGGTCAATATCGTGACATCGGAAGTGGTGTTCACCAGCCAGGGCGCGGGCGAGTACGCGCTGTCCAGCCGGGAGGTCATAGGTTTTGGCGGCAGTTCCAGCTATGACTCGACCCTCAACGGCAAGGTGCTGGATCTCGCCATGCGCGAGGCCGTGACGAACCTGGTCAACGGGGTCGAGGCCGGCGCCTTGAAGCCGGGCAATCCCTGA